The following proteins are encoded in a genomic region of Candidatus Dependentiae bacterium:
- a CDS encoding lysophospholipase, with the protein MRRRNNKFLRFIYFLLPVLVLLILIISFFAFKKLVSPYDLKLKNGKRLSVVAAQIKEDLFKKYDITQVNFNTQDGIRLSGYFVKRKWASGNLILAHGYQSCKEMVSSIIDLFPNYNILMFDFRGHGKSEGRFRTLGCLEYKDIFAAVDFLNDTSASRGFFSRNLPVFILGISMGGAVAIEALKRRPDLCNALVIDSAYANLTDVISRSFKAKSGLPSIPFAYVVKKMVNFAADCDIDGVNVIEGINNIKQPILFIHACKDKIVDIKDSIDMYSCANEKSKILITPVCEHGYICSTFSDLYSKKINKFLKKSVA; encoded by the coding sequence GTGAGAAGACGCAATAATAAATTTTTACGATTTATTTATTTTCTTTTGCCGGTATTAGTTTTATTAATCTTAATTATTTCTTTTTTTGCATTCAAAAAACTTGTAAGTCCTTATGATTTAAAACTTAAAAATGGTAAACGATTATCTGTTGTTGCGGCGCAAATAAAAGAAGATTTATTTAAAAAATACGATATAACTCAGGTAAATTTTAATACTCAGGATGGCATTCGATTATCCGGCTATTTTGTAAAACGTAAATGGGCATCCGGAAATTTGATTCTTGCTCATGGATACCAAAGTTGTAAAGAGATGGTAAGTTCCATCATCGATTTGTTTCCAAATTACAATATTTTAATGTTTGATTTTAGAGGTCATGGTAAAAGCGAAGGTCGATTTAGAACTTTAGGTTGCCTTGAATATAAAGATATTTTTGCTGCAGTAGATTTTTTAAATGATACATCGGCGTCCAGAGGATTTTTCTCAAGAAATTTACCTGTATTTATCTTAGGAATATCTATGGGTGGAGCTGTCGCAATTGAGGCCTTAAAGAGGCGACCTGACTTGTGTAATGCTTTGGTTATTGATTCAGCATATGCAAATTTGACAGATGTAATATCAAGATCTTTTAAAGCTAAATCCGGATTACCATCAATTCCATTTGCTTATGTTGTAAAAAAGATGGTTAATTTTGCAGCTGATTGTGATATTGATGGTGTTAATGTTATAGAAGGTATCAATAATATTAAACAACCAATATTATTTATTCATGCATGTAAAGATAAAATCGTTGATATTAAAGATAGTATAGATATGTATTCATGCGCAAATGAAAAATCCAAAATTCTAATAACACCGGTATGCGAACATGGTTACATTTGTTCAACTTTTTCGGATCTATATTCTAAAAAAATTAATAAGTTTTTGAAAAAAAGCGTTGCTTAA
- a CDS encoding HIT domain-containing protein, with protein MEIVVFSSNCIFCKIIQKQIPSTIIKETEDLMVIKDLYPKSPYHYLIIPKKHIENLCVIKDEELFILSKMGQVARDLSIEIAAQNNQSEPVAFNLVSNNGANAGQSVFHMHWHFLAGKNIYKDGLKL; from the coding sequence ATGGAGATAGTCGTGTTTAGTTCCAATTGCATATTTTGTAAAATAATTCAAAAACAAATACCAAGTACAATCATAAAAGAAACTGAAGACTTAATGGTGATCAAAGATCTTTACCCCAAATCGCCTTATCACTATTTAATAATTCCTAAAAAACATATTGAAAATTTATGTGTGATAAAAGACGAAGAGCTTTTTATACTTTCAAAAATGGGACAAGTCGCTCGTGATTTATCAATAGAAATAGCAGCACAAAATAATCAATCTGAGCCGGTTGCGTTTAATTTGGTATCAAATAATGGTGCGAATGCCGGTCAATCCGTTTTTCATATGCATTGGCATTTTTTAGCAGGAAAAAATATTTATAAAGATGGGTTAAAACTGTGA
- a CDS encoding OPT/YSL family transporter yields the protein MNLIVLILGIISTILAAASLSYISMATMVGPWIAPAIVLASSIVLKLRKKQDSESNKIKNLAIIQTIGSVGGIVGVGIGFSLPTLYFLDKQLFDNLIKNPISFFVFIFFLCIAAGGFGIWLAHVFADKLLVKEKLSFPVSKLIYEIITSQSHGKQAKQLFLGFSSSWIICFFRDGFLRFKGFLPKNFYVFPYLFGKEFVIATMPMLLAIGYISGMSIVLPLFVGLLSKYLILLPLNNHSLYLPFKIFDVFNFEDFVTAFASGLVVSEFLLGLTGLPKLIWSKIKNFNLDFNLIKNKSFKNNFKFLFDIELIITLFLSFAFLTYFKFSFLSQILLLIFVVLATYQLVYIGGKIGLVTFGRFATFVMLPMMLIFKLDYLQITLLVVFFNVCAAVASDLLFDYKVGQLSGIEFKKIKKYQWIGLFFTAISIGLFLWLLFSTFQIGSPELFAQRGKSRALLIQSLNFDIKILLLGFIYGLILKRLKISPTMVFGGILMPNNLVIGLLIGAVFSYFTKNKESKYSLWSGVFAGESIWILISILLRFF from the coding sequence ATGAATCTTATTGTTTTGATTTTGGGCATAATATCAACAATTTTAGCTGCAGCAAGTTTGTCTTATATTTCTATGGCAACAATGGTTGGCCCATGGATTGCTCCTGCAATAGTTCTTGCAAGTTCGATTGTTTTAAAATTACGAAAAAAACAAGATTCCGAATCAAATAAAATAAAAAATTTAGCAATAATACAAACAATTGGCTCTGTTGGTGGAATTGTTGGCGTCGGTATTGGTTTTTCATTGCCTACGCTGTATTTTTTGGATAAACAATTATTTGATAATTTGATTAAAAATCCAATATCTTTTTTTGTCTTTATTTTTTTTCTATGTATTGCTGCTGGTGGTTTTGGTATTTGGTTGGCACATGTTTTTGCCGATAAGCTTTTAGTTAAAGAAAAGTTATCGTTTCCGGTTAGTAAGCTAATTTATGAAATTATTACCTCTCAATCACACGGTAAGCAAGCAAAACAGCTTTTTTTGGGATTTTCTTCCAGTTGGATTATTTGTTTTTTTCGTGACGGTTTTCTTAGATTTAAAGGTTTTTTACCCAAAAATTTCTATGTATTTCCATATTTATTTGGAAAAGAGTTTGTTATTGCCACTATGCCTATGCTGCTCGCTATTGGCTATATTTCCGGCATGAGTATAGTTTTACCCCTATTTGTGGGATTACTTTCAAAATATCTAATATTATTGCCGTTAAACAATCATTCTTTGTATTTGCCATTTAAAATTTTTGATGTTTTTAATTTTGAAGATTTTGTTACGGCATTTGCTTCCGGATTGGTTGTTTCTGAGTTTTTATTGGGTTTGACAGGGCTACCAAAATTAATTTGGTCTAAAATTAAAAATTTTAATTTAGATTTTAATTTAATTAAAAATAAAAGTTTTAAAAACAATTTTAAATTTCTTTTTGATATTGAATTAATAATTACTTTATTTTTGAGCTTTGCATTTTTAACATATTTTAAATTTAGTTTTTTAAGTCAAATTTTACTTTTAATTTTTGTAGTTTTGGCAACATATCAATTGGTTTATATCGGCGGTAAAATTGGGCTTGTTACTTTCGGTCGATTTGCAACTTTTGTAATGCTTCCCATGATGCTTATTTTTAAACTTGATTATTTGCAAATTACATTATTGGTTGTTTTTTTTAATGTGTGTGCAGCCGTTGCTTCTGATTTATTATTTGATTACAAGGTTGGGCAGCTTTCCGGAATAGAATTTAAAAAGATTAAAAAATATCAGTGGATAGGTTTATTTTTTACTGCAATATCAATAGGATTATTTCTTTGGCTTTTATTTTCTACATTTCAAATTGGTTCACCTGAACTGTTTGCACAAAGAGGCAAAAGTAGGGCTCTTTTAATTCAATCATTAAATTTTGATATTAAAATTTTATTATTGGGATTTATTTATGGTTTGATATTAAAAAGATTAAAAATAAGTCCTACAATGGTTTTTGGTGGCATTTTAATGCCAAATAATTTAGTTATCGGTCTTTTAATTGGTGCTGTGTTTTCGTATTTTACAAAAAATAAAGAGAGTAAGTATTCTTTATGGTCCGGTGTTTTTGCAGGTGAGTCCATTTGGATTTTAATATCAATTTTGCTCAGATTTTTTTAA